A single genomic interval of Adhaeribacter pallidiroseus harbors:
- a CDS encoding (2Fe-2S)-binding protein, producing the protein MATYSLKINGKVLQVNVDPATPMLWVLRDHLNLVGTKYGCGIAQCGACTIHLGEVAMRSCQLPVSAVGEQTITTIEGLSEKGDHPVQQAWLEHDVAQCGYCQAGQIMNASALLKSNPNPTDEEIETTMNGNICRCATYLRIKTAIKTAAKSTKTA; encoded by the coding sequence ATGGCAACATATAGCTTAAAAATTAACGGAAAAGTTCTGCAGGTGAACGTTGACCCAGCCACGCCTATGTTGTGGGTGTTGCGGGATCACCTAAACCTAGTCGGAACCAAGTACGGTTGTGGCATTGCCCAATGTGGGGCCTGCACCATCCATCTCGGCGAGGTAGCCATGCGTTCCTGTCAATTGCCGGTATCAGCGGTAGGCGAACAAACCATAACCACCATAGAGGGACTTTCGGAAAAAGGAGACCATCCGGTACAACAAGCCTGGTTGGAACATGATGTAGCACAGTGCGGCTATTGTCAGGCTGGGCAAATAATGAATGCATCAGCGTTGTTGAAAAGCAATCCAAATCCTACGGATGAAGAAATTGAAACGACGATGAACGGTAATATCTGCCGTTGTGCCACTTATCTGCGTATTAAGACCGCTATCAAAACGGCTGCTAAATCAACCAAAACTGCCTAA
- a CDS encoding cupin domain-containing protein, which translates to MIYFANLFILSWVLFCSFTLPVKAQNKKNSSSINQNLVFPTGEKITNDNFKGNAWLQPLVASDSLNPISVGNVTFEPGARTKWHSHPGGQILLATGGVGYYQEKGSPKRILRKGEVVKCPPNVKHWHGASPNQEFIQIAVTNTQNGAVIWLEPVTDAEYNSIVKP; encoded by the coding sequence ATGATATACTTTGCCAACTTGTTTATTCTCTCGTGGGTGCTTTTTTGCTCATTCACTTTGCCAGTGAAGGCACAGAACAAGAAAAATAGTTCGTCTATTAACCAGAACCTGGTTTTTCCCACAGGAGAAAAGATTACCAATGATAATTTTAAAGGTAATGCTTGGTTGCAGCCCTTGGTGGCGAGTGACAGTCTTAATCCGATATCGGTAGGCAATGTAACTTTTGAACCGGGGGCCCGGACCAAGTGGCATTCTCATCCGGGCGGACAGATATTGCTAGCCACCGGTGGAGTAGGGTATTATCAAGAAAAAGGGAGTCCGAAAAGGATTCTACGGAAAGGAGAAGTAGTCAAATGCCCGCCAAATGTAAAGCATTGGCACGGGGCGAGTCCCAATCAAGAGTTTATTCAAATAGCCGTAACCAACACCCAAAATGGAGCCGTGATATGGTTAGAGCCAGTTACGGATGCTGAATATAATAGCATAGTAAAGCCGTAA